In Rhodococcus pseudokoreensis, the DNA window CTTCGCTCCCCCGAGACCCCGCTTCGGGGTCGCTCCAGAGCTGTTCGAGAACGGACGCAAGTTTTCCTGCATGGTGCGTGTGGGTGCCGTGCTCCGACACGTCGGCGTACACGACGCGTGCCCGGAACTGTCCGGCGGCGCGGGCGAGGTGCTCGCGCTCGCGCCCCGGTGGAACCGAACCCGAATCGACGACGACGAAGTCGACGGTGAGTTCGGGTGCGTGTTGGGACAGTACGTGCAGATGACGCTCGGTGGAGAATCCCGCGGTCTCGCCGGGTTCCGGAGCCAGGTTGAGTACCAGCACCTTCCGCGCGGGCGTGGCGATCAGCGTGTCGAGGAGTTCGGGCACGAGAACGTGCGGTATGACGCTGGAGAACCACGACCCGGGGCCGAGGACGACCATGTCGGCGACGTCGATCGCCCGGACCGCGTCCGGGCAGGCGGGCGGATTCGCCGGCAGCAACCGCACGCGGCGCACCTTGCCGGGGGTGGTCGCGACCGCGACCTGACCGCGGATGCAGCGGCTGACCCGCGGGTCCGCCTCGAGGCCCTGCACGTCGGCCTCGATGTCGAGGGCGATCGGCGACATCGGCAGCACCCGCCCATCGATCCGCAGCAGCCGCGCGAGTTCGTCGAGCGCGGCGACGGGGTCGCCGAGCACCTCGGTGAGACCGGCGAGGATGAGATTGCCCACCGAGTGTCCGGCGAGGGCGCCGATTCCGCCGAATCGGTGCTGGATGGTGTCGGTCCAGTCCTGCACCTCGGGGTCGTCCGCGGCGAGCGCGGCGAGCGCCATCCGCAGATCCCCGGGCGGGATGACGCCGAGTTCGGCGCGGAGCCGTCCCGAGGATCCGCCGTCGTCCGCGACGGTGACGACGGCGGTCACGTCACGGCTGAGCCTGCGGGCGGCGCTGAGGGTGGCGAACAGCCCGTGGCCACCGCCGAGCGCGACGATCGCAGGCGCCTGGTGCACCGGCCTCATTCGCGCCCCAGATCACGATGGACGACGCGCACGTTCAGCCCGGAGTCCTTTCCGAGCCGGCCCGCCAGGGCCTCCGACATGGCGACACTGCGATGTTTCCCCCCGGTGCATCCCACCGCGATGGTCATGTAGCGCTTCCCCTCCCGACGATATCCGGCGATCGTCAGATCCAGCAGGTGGTGATACGTGGCGAGGTAGTCGTCCGCACCGTCCTGCGACAACACATAGTCCCGCACGTCCGCGTTCTGCCCGGTGTGCGGACGCAACTCGGGGATCCAGTGCGGGTTGGGCAGGAACCGGACGTCGCAGACGAGATCGGCGTCCATCGGAAGACCGTACTTGAAACCGAACGACTGGACTGTTACCTGCATGGTGCGGTTCTCGGCGTCGCCGAACGCGTCCTCGATCTTCTGCCGCAACTGGTGCGCGGCGAGGGACGACGTGTCGATCACCAGATCCGCGGCGGCCTTCACCTTCGCGAGCTGGTCACGCTCGGCGGCGATGCCCTCCGACAGGGTGCCCTCGGCACCGCCGCCGGACAGCGGGTGACTGCGCCGGACCTGTTCGAACCGGCGGACCAGGACCTCGTCCGACGCGTCGAGGTACAGCACCCTCGTGTGCACGGGCTTGCTCTCGAGTTCGGTGAGGACCCAGCCGAGGTCGCCGGTGAACAACCGGGAACGCACGTCGATGACGACGGCGAGCCGCTCGAGCCGCGAATCGGATTCCAGGCTCAGATCCACCATCCGGGAGATCAGTTCCGGGGGAAGATTGTCCGCGACGTACCACCCGAGGTCCTCGAGGACCTTCGCCGCGGTCTGCAGACCCGCCCCGGAGAGCCCGGTGACGAGAAGGAAGTCCATCGGCCGAACCGTGGGCGGACGGTCGCTCTGCGCGTGCTGCTCGTTCACTCGACACCTGTCCGTTGCGATGCGCTCTGTGCTGCCGGGCCGTGCTGTCCTACCGGTTCGCGGGGTAGGTCCGCGCCGTTCCGTTCTGCCGTGCCCGGCCCGTTCCGATCTGGTTCATCATCCCCCACTCCCACGACGTCCGCAGACGGTTCCTCCGCCCCGAGAGCGGTGAGTACCGCCTTCGCCGTGGCCGTTCCGATGCCGGGCACCGCGGTGATCTCCTCGACGGAGGCCTGTTTGAGTTTGGCGACGGATCCGAAATGCGTCACCAGGGCCTTGCGCCGGGTCTCGCCGAGACCGCGGACCGAGTCGAGCGCGGAGGCCGTCATCCGGCGGGACCGTTTGCTGCGGTGGAACGTGATCGCGAAGCGGTGCGCCTCGTCCCGCACCCGCTGCAGCAGGTACAGCGACTCGCTGGTGCGCGGGAGGATCACCGGGTCCTCCTCCCCCGGCACCCACACCTCCTCGAGCCGCTTGGCCAGCCCGACCACGGCGACGTCGGTGATGCCCAGTTCGTCGAGCACCGCCGAGGCCGCGGCCACCTGCGGGGCGCCGCCGTCGACGACGAACAGGTTCGGCGGGTACGCGAACCGCCGCGGCCTGCCGGTCTGCGGGTCGATCGCCGCCTCCGGGGCGAGGTCGCCGCCGTCGCCGCCGGACACCTGGTCGGCGTCCGCCCCGGCCGCTTCCGCGCGCAGCACCCCGACGTCACGGTTGTGCCGGAGGAACCGGCGCCGGGTGACCTCGGCGATGCTGGCGACGTCGTCGGAGCGGCCGTCGCCTGCGGCTTCCTTGATGGCGTAGTGCCGGTAGTCGGACTTGCGCGGCAGGCCGTCCTCGAAGACGACGAGGGACGCCACCACGTCGGTGCCCTGCACGTGGCTGATGTCGACGCATTCGATGCGCAGCGGCGCCGAGTCCAGGTCGAGGGCCTCCTGGATGCCCTGCAGGGCCGCCGACCGCGACGTGAAGTCGCCGGCGCGGCGCAGCTTGTGCTGTTGCAGCGCCTCCATCGCGTTGCGCTGCACGGTCTCGGCGAGTGCCTTCTTGTCGCCGCGCTGCGGCACCCGCAGACGGACGGCGGAACCGCGCAGACCGCTGAGCCACTCCTGTACCTGCTCGGCGTCCGGCGGCAGCACCGGCACCAGGACCTCCCGCGGCACCCCGCTGCTGCCCGCCTCCGGGTCGGCCGCGCCCGACAGCGCCGCCTGCTCACCGTAGAACTGGGTGAGGAACTGCTCGACGAGCAACGGCAGGTCCGAGCCCGCCGCGGAATCGACGCTGGCCCAGTCGATGACGTCGCCGGCCTTCTCGACCACCCAGCCGCGCTGCCCGCGGACGCGGCCGCCCCGGACGTGGAACACCTGGACCGCGGCCTCGAGTTCGTCGGTCGCGAACGCGGCGACGTCGGCGTCGGTGCCGTCGCCGAGCACGACGGCCTGCTTTTCGAGCGCCCGCCGTAACGCGCCCACGTCGTCGCGCAGTCGCGCCGCCGTCTCGAAGTCGAGTTCCTCGGACGCCTGCTGCATCCGGGCCTCGAGCTGGCGGACCAGTTTGTCGGTGCGCCCCGACAGGAAATCGCAGAAATCCTCGACGATCTGGCGGTGTTCGGCCGCGGACACGCGTCCGACACACGGCGCGGAGCACTTGTCGATGTAGCCGAGCAGGCAGGGCCTGCCGATCTGGTTGTGCCGCTTGAACACCCCGGCCGAGCAGGTGCGGGCGGGGAAGACCCGCAGCAGCAGGTCGAGGGTTTCGCGGATGGCCCACGCGTGCGAGTAGGGGCCGAAATAGCGGACACCTTTGCGCCGGGGGCCGCGGTAGACGAACAGCCGCGGGTACTCCTCGTTGAGGGTGACCGCGAGAACCGGGTACGTCTTGTCGTCGCGGTAGCGGACGTTGAACCGGGGATCGAATTCCTTGATCCAGTTGTATTCGAGCTGGAGCGCCTCGACCTCGGTGCTCACCACGGTCCACTCGACACTGCCGGCCGTGGTCACCATCTGGCGGGTGCGCGGGTGCAGCGTCGAGACGTCGGCGAAATAGGAATTCAGCCGTGATCGAAGACTCTTCGCCTTCCCGACATAGATGACCCGGCCGTGCGGATCGCGGAACTTGTACACCCCCGGGTCGACCGGAATCGTTCCGGTCGCGGGGCGATATGTCGAAGGATCGGGCACCCCTCCACGTTAGTCGGCGCCACCGACCAACCCCGCATCCGCGACGTCGCGGAGGGGCGGCCCACCGGTCAGGACGGCGCGTACTCCGACGCGAGCGCGCGGAAGCGGTCGACGGCGTCCACGGCGTACTCGCGATCGTTCGACTGGATGGCCATCACGGCCAGGTACTCGTCGTCGGGCAGTTCGATCCGGGCCCACGCCGCGCCGTCCGGGAAGGACAGCCCCTCGTACAGGTCCCAGTCGACGATGCGCTCACCGAGCACGTTGCGCACGGCGATGCCGCGGGGCCCGATGCGCACCCGCGGGCGGGTCAGCAGCAGCACGCCGGCCGCGAGGAGGCAGCCGATGCCCGCGAACGCCAGCTGGTCGGCGAGCCGGAAGTACACGCCCGTCGAATCGCCGCGCAACAGGATCGCGAACGTCACGTGCACGACGACGAGCAGGACCGCCACGCCGATGGCGTAGCGGCGGGACTTGCGGGGCTTCGCGACGAGTGTCCACTCGGATTCGGGGGTGGTCACGGGTGGATCCGGATCATGCGAAGGACTCCTCGGCCCGGCGCAGCCGCGCCAACGTGACGGCGGTGTCGAGTGCGGCCGCGCACGCCTGCCCGCCCTTGTCCTCGACGGATCCGGGCAGGCCGCTGCGGTCGACGGCCTGCTGCTCGGTGTCCGTGGTGAGCACACCGTTCCCGACCGGGGTGCCCTCGTCCAGCGAGACCCGGGTCAGACCGGCCGTCACGGCGTCGCAGACGTATTCGAAGTGCGGGGTCCCGCCGCGGATCACGACACCGAGCGCGACGACGGCGTCGTGGCTGCGGGCCAGCGCCTGCGCGACCACGGGCAGTTCGATGGCGCCCGCGACGCGGACCAGCGTGACGTTCTTCACGTTCGCCTCGGCGGCCACCTTCTGCGCGCCGGCGATCAGCGCCTCGGAGATCTCGGCGTGCCAGCTGCCTGCGACGATGGCGAGCCGGAGGTCGCCGGCCTCCCCGAGCTGCAGCTCCGGCAGTCCCTCGCCGCTCACAGCATCTCTCCCGCTTCGAAGTCGTCGAGCCCGATCAGGTCGTGGCCCATGCGGTCGCGCTTGGTGCGCAGGTACGTCAGGTTCTCGGCGTTGGCTCGCAGCGGCATGGACACCCGCTCGGTGATCTGCAGCCCGTAGCCGTCGAGACCGACCCGCTTGGCCGGGTTGTTGGTGAGCAGCCGCATCGAGGAGATGCCGAGGTCGACCAGGATCTGCGCGCCGATGCCGTAGTCGCGGGCGTCGGCGGGCAGCCCGAGCTCGAGGTTGGCGTCGACGGTGTCCGAGCCGGCGTCCTGCAGCTGGTAGGCCTGCAGCTTGTGCATCAGGCCGATGCCGCGGCCTTCGTGCCCGCGCATGTACAGGACCACCCCGCGGCCCTCCTGCGCGACCATGTCCAGGGCGGCGTCGAGCTGGGGACCGCAGTCGCAGCGCAGCGAGCCGAACACGTCGCCGGTGAGGCATTCGGAGTGCACGCGCACGAGCACGTCGCTGCCGTCGCCGTCCGGGCCGGGCAGGTCGCCGCGGACCAGGGCCACGTGCTCGACGTCGTCGTAGATGCTCGTGTAGCCGACGGCGGTGAACTCGCCGTGCCGGGTGGGGATGCGCGCGGACGCGACCCGCACCACGTGCTTCTCGTGCTTGCGGCGCCACGCGATGAGGTCGGCGATGGAGATCAGCGCGAGGTTGTGGTCGTCGGCGAAGACCCGCAGTTCGTCGGTCTGGGCCATGTGGCCCTCGTCCTTCTGGCTGACGATCTCGCAGATCACGCCCGCGGGCCGGAGGTCGGCCATCCGGGCGAGGTCGACTGCGGCCTCGGTGTGGCCGGGACGGCGCAGCACGCCGCCCTCCTTGGCCCGCAGCGGCACGACGTGGCCGGGGCGGGTGAAGTCCTGGGCGCCGGAGTTCGGGTCGGCCAGCAACCGCATGGTGGCGGCGCGATCGGACGCGGAGATGCCGGTGCCGATGCCCTCGCGGGCGTCGACGGTGACGGTGTACGCGGTGCCGTGCTTGTCCTGGTTGGTGGCGTACATCGGGGGCAGGCCGAGCCGGTCGCAGTCGGCGCCGTCGAGCGGCACACACAGGTAGCCGGAGGTGTATCGAACCATGAAGGCAACCAACTCGGGGGTGGCTTTCTCCGCGGCGAAGATGAGGTCTCCCTCGTTCTCGCGGTCTTCGTCGTCGACGACGACGACAGCCTTGCCTGCGGCGATATCCGCAACGGCGCGCTCGATAGTGTCGAACCTGGTCACGTGCTCGGTCTCCAAAGTCTTGACTGACGCATCTTCGAATACAACGGATGCATCCGTGGGATGCTCCTCAACAGTACGACTCAGCGGCCGGCCGCTTGCAGCCGCTCCACATACTTCGCGATCACGTCGACCTCGAGGTTGACGGGCGTCCCGACGGACGCCGCCCCGAGCGTGGTCAGTTGCAGCGTGGTCGGGATGAGCGAGATCTCGAAGTATTCGGCGCCGCGTTCCCCGCCGAGCGCCGACACCGTCAGTGACACACCGTCGACCGTGATCGACCCCTTCTCCACGACGTACCGGGAGATGGCGTCGGGAAGGGCGATGCGCACGACCTCCCAGTTCTCGGACGGGCTGCGGCTGATGATGTGCCCGGTGCCGTCGACGTGGCCCTGGACGAGGTGGCCGCCGAGGCGGCTGTTCAGCGCGGCGGCCCGCTCCAGGTTGACGCGGCTGCCCACGTCGATCTTCTCGAGGCTCGACCGGTTCAGCGTCTCCTGCATGACGTCCGCGGTGAAGGAGCCGTCGGCGAGCACCTCGACGACGGTGAGGCACACGCCGTTCACCGCGATCGAATCACCGTGCGACGCATCGGAAGTCACGACCGGACCACGGACGGTGAACCGTGCTGCGTCGGCCAGTTCTTCCTTGGCGACGATTTCACCCAACTCTTCGACGATCCCGGTGAACACTGTGGCTTCTCCTACGTTCGGTGACTGTCAGGGTTTTCGGACACTGCTGGAACCAGACTCAACAACAGATCGGGGCCGATTGTTTCGACCGACTCGTGCCGGAACCGCAGGGCGCCGTCGATCGTGTGCACACCCGCCTCCGACACCGCGGACGTGCCCGCGCCGAGGACCAGCGGGGCGAGGTACGCCTGGATGCGGTCGACCCGGCCCGCGGCGAGGAACGCGCCGGCCAGCCGGGGCCCGCCCTCGAGCAGCACGTCGGTGTACTCGGCGAGCGAGGCGAGGACCTCGTCGACGTCGCGGGTGCGCAGCAGCAGGGTGGGCGCCGAGTCGTCGAGGACGCGGGCGCCGGGCGGGATGTCGCCGAGTCCGACGACGACGCGCACCGGCTGGTGCGCGGCGAGCGACCCGTCGGGCGTTCGGGCGGTCAGGCGCGGGTCGTCGGCCAGCACCGTCCCCGTCCCGACCACGATCGCGTCGAGTTTCGCGCGGTCGGCGTGCACCCGTTCGCGCGCCTCGGGGCCGGTGATCCACTGGCTGGTGCCGTCGGCGGCCGCGCTGCGCCCGTCGAGTGTGGCGGCGTACTTCCAGGTCACGTGTGGTCGTCCGGTGCGTTGCCGGTGCAGCCAGGCCCGCAGCGGGCCGCGTTCGACGTCCTGCGCGCGCAGACCGGACGTCACCTCGACGCCCGCGGAGACGAGGGTCTCGGCGCCGCCCGCGGCCTCCGGGTTGGGGTCGCCGACCGCGTAGTGCACGGCGACCACACCGGCGTCGAGCAGCGCCCGCGAGCACGGCCCGGTGCGACCGGTGTGGTTGCACGGTTCCAACGTGACGACGGCGGTGCCGCCGCGGGCGGCGTCCCCCGCCTCCCGCAGCGCGACGACCTCGGCGTGGGGGCCGCCGGGCGGCTGCGTCATCCCGACACCGGCGATGCGCCCGGCGGCGTCGAGGACCACCGCGCCGACCGCCGGGTTCGGGCTGGTGAATCCGCGCGCCGACTCCGCGGCGCCGATCGCGATCTGCATCGCGGCGTCGAGGTCCGCAGCCGAATTCTCGTGCCGCACGTGGGGGTTCACGATGTGCCGGGTGCCGCTACCGGGACAGGCTCAGGTGCGGCGACGCCTTCGCGGCGCTGGCCCGCAGGGCGCGCACGGCCTCCGCGGGATCGCTCGTGCCGTAGACGGCGGAGCCGGCGACGAAGCAGTCGACACCGGCCTCGGCGGCGGCCTCGACGGTGTCGGCGTTGATGCCGCCGTCGATCTCCACGACGAGGCGCAGCTCACCGGAGTCGACGAGGCGGCGGACGGCCTTCGCCTTCGACAGGACCTCCGGGATGAACGACTGACCGCCGAAGCCGGGTTCGACGCTCATGACGAGGAGCGTGTCGAAGTCCTTCAGGATCTCGAGGTACGGCTCGATCGGCGTGCCGGGCTTGACGCTGAGGCCGGCCTTGGCGCCGGCGGCGCGGATGTCGCGGGCGACGGACCGGGGGTCGTCGGTCGCCTCGGCGTGGAACGTGACGTTGTGCGCGCCGGCCTCCGCGTACGGCGGCGCCCAGCGGCCGGGGTCGTCGATCATGAGATGGCAGTCGAGCGGGATGTCCGTCGCCGCGAGGAGACTCGTCACGACGGGCAGGCCGAGGGTCAGGTTGGGCACGAAATGTGCGTCCATCACATCGACGTGCAGCCAGTCGGCACCGGCGACCGCATCCGCCTCCTCGGCGAGACGCGCGAAATCGGCAGAGAGAATGGACGGTGCGATCATCGGGGTTGCCACGCGCCGAAGTTTAGTCGTACGCGTGTGGGGGCCGGGTCACGCGGTCCATACTGGGCGCATGCCGACCTGGACGGACGTCGTGGCGATCGGTGCGTCGCTGCCGGAGGTGCAGGAGAGCACCTCGTACAACACTCCGGCACTGAAAGTGGCGGGCAAGTTGCTCGCCCGGTTGCGGGCCGAGTCGGACGGTGGCCTGGTGGTGATGTGCGACCTCGACGAGAAGGCGGCCCTGCTCGCCGAGGGCGCGCCGTTCTACACCACTGCGCACTACGACGGTCACGGTTCGATCCTCGTGGACCTCGAGAAAGTCGACGTCCCGCAGCTGACCGAGTTGCTGCGGGACGCCTGGCGGATCAAGGCCCCGGCGAAGCTGCGCAAGCAGTTCGACCAGACCTGACGGGAAGGCGAGGGCCCGGGCGGCGCCCGCACACCGGCCCGGACCCTCATCGGATCGGCGTCAGACGCCGAGCTTGAGGCCCGCCCCTGCGTCGACCCGGAGTTGCTGACCGGTGACGAACCGGGACTCGTCGGACGACAGGAACACCACCGCGTGCGAGACGTCCTCGGGTTCGACCCACGGAGTGGGCATCGCCTGCATGAACGGGAACGTGACCTTCGCGTCCTCGGCGGTCGGGTTCTCGAGGTCGGGTCGGAACGTGCGGAACATCGGGGGGCTCTGCAGCATGTCCGTGTTGCAGTTGGTGGGGTGGATCGCGTTGACGCGGATCGACTTCGGGCCCAGGGTGAGGGCTAGCGAGTTGGTGTACGTCCACAGCATCTTCTTGGCGAGGCCGTAGCCGTCGCCGCCCGGCCCCTGCAGTGCCTGCTGGCCGTTCAGGCCGGTCTGCGGGACCAGCCCGGCCACCGATCCCGTCGCGATGATCGACGCGCCGGCGTCCAGGTGCGGGAGGGCCGAGTGGATCGTGTTGACCACACCGACGAAGTCGACGTCGAACGCATCGACGAAGCCATCGACGGGTACGTCGTTTCCGAGGGGCGCGATCCCCGCGTTGGCGACGACGACGTCCAGCCGTCCCAGCGTCGCGACCGCGGCGTCGAGTTCGCGGCGCAGCGCCGCCCGGTCGCGCACGTCCACCTTGGCGGTGACGACGCGGCGCCCCGCCTTCTCGACGAGCCGTCCCGTCTCCGCGAGGTCGGCCTCGGTGGCCAGCGGGTACTCGTTGGATGCGATGTCCTCGCAGAGGTCGAAGGCGATGATGTCGGCGCCCTCGTCGGCGAGATGCACTGCATGACTTCGACCCTGACCCCGCGCCGCTCCGGTGATCAGAACGACCTTCCCCGCTACCCGATTCATCTGAAGTCCTCCACTCGCTTCGTGACGTACGTCTCTGTCGCGAAAATAATTAGAACACGTTTCACAACAAAAGTGAAACAAGTTCTACCGAGTTTCGGATAGGGGGAAGGCGACCGTCCTACGGCTTGCGCAACGCGGCCATGAACATCGCGTCGGTCCCCTGCCGGTGCGGCCAGAGCTGGACACTCGGACCGCCTCCCAGACCGGGCACCCCGGGAACGAGTTCGCGCGTGTCGAGCGCCGTGAGCCCGTGGCGCCGCACCGCGTCCGCGACCACGGCCACCGTCTCGGACAGGTGCGGCGAACACGTCGCGTACAGGATCACGCCGCCGGGGCGAACCAGCTCGGCGGCCGACGCGAGGAGTTCCCGCTGCAGCTTCGCGAGACCCGCCACGTCCGACGGCTGCCGGCGCCACCGCGCCTCCGGACGCCGGCGCAGCGCACCCAGCCCGGTGCACGGCGCGTCGACCAGGATGCGGTCGAACCCGCCCTCCAGCCCGGGATCGCGGCCGTCGGCAACGTGCACGTCGACGGGAAGTTCCTTCGTCGTCTTGCGGATCAGGTCCGCGCGGTGTGCCACCGGTTCCACGGCGTCGAGGCGCCCGCCCTCGATCCCGGCGAGCGCTCCGAGCAGGGCGGCCTTGCCGCCGGGGCCCGCGCACAGGTCGAGCCAGCGACCGGTGTCCGGTCCGTCCAGCGGCGCCAGCGACAGCGCGCGGGCGACGAGCTGACTGCCCTCGTCCTGCACTCCGGCGAGCCCCTCGCGGACCGCGTCGAGCAGACCCGGGTCGCCACCGTCCAGGTAGACGGCGTACGGCGAGTACCGGCCCACCTCGCCGCCGGTGGCGAGCGCGAGTTCCTCCGACGAGATCTCTCCGGGGCGGGCGACGAGATGGACCGCGGGCCGCGCGTCGTCGGCGATGAGCACGTCCTCGAGTTCCCCGGCGTCGGCGCCGAGCGCGTCCGCGAACACCTGCGCGATCCACGTGGGCTGCGCGTGCTCGAACGCCAGCCGCCCCACCGGGTCGGCCGGAGCGAGACGCTCCACCCATTCCGCCTCCGACCGCTCCGACACCCGGCGCAGCACGGCGTTGACGAAGCCCGCCTTCCCCGGGCCGGCCTCCGCGCGGACCAGGTCGACGGAGGTGGCGACGGCGGCGTGCGGGGCGACGCGGGTGCGCAGCAACTGGTAGGCGCCCAACTGGAGAACGTCGAGGAGCGGTCCGTCGATCTCGGCGATCGGCCTGCCCGCGCAGTCGGCGATCACGGCGTCGAGGAGTCCGCGGGCACGGGCGGCGCCGTACGCCAGTTCCGTGGCGAGGGCGGCGTCACGGCCGTCCAGGCGTCGTTCACGCAGCAGCCCGGGCAGGACGAGGTTGGCGTAGGCGTCGCGTTCCCGGACGGCGCGCAGCACGTCCCTCGCGGCGAGCCGCGGCTGGTCGAGTCCGGACTGGGACGCGTCGGGGCGGCGCGCCTGCCGGGGGCGGTCGTTGCGGCCACCCGAGCCGGACTGGCCGCGGCGTGCGGGCCTTCTGGATTCGCTCACTGTGCCCGTACCTCCGCGTCGAGTCGTGCGCCTCGTGCCCAGTCCAGGGCGGCCATCTGTTTCTTGCCCTGCGGCTGGACGCGGTCGAGCCGCACCGCCACCGTGGACGTCCCGATCAGAAATCCGGACTTGGTCACGGAGATCTCCCCCGGCTCCAGTCGCTCGTCCGTCACGGTGACCGGGCCGACCTTGACGCGCAGATCACCGATCGTCGTCCAGGCGCCGGGCGCGGGGGTCACCGACCGGACGTGCCGGTCCACCACCACAGCCGTTCTGTCCCACCGGATCCGGGCCGCCTCGACCGTCACCTTGGCGG includes these proteins:
- the rpe gene encoding ribulose-phosphate 3-epimerase, which gives rise to MATPMIAPSILSADFARLAEEADAVAGADWLHVDVMDAHFVPNLTLGLPVVTSLLAATDIPLDCHLMIDDPGRWAPPYAEAGAHNVTFHAEATDDPRSVARDIRAAGAKAGLSVKPGTPIEPYLEILKDFDTLLVMSVEPGFGGQSFIPEVLSKAKAVRRLVDSGELRLVVEIDGGINADTVEAAAEAGVDCFVAGSAVYGTSDPAEAVRALRASAAKASPHLSLSR
- a CDS encoding gluconeogenesis factor YvcK family protein; amino-acid sequence: MRPVHQAPAIVALGGGHGLFATLSAARRLSRDVTAVVTVADDGGSSGRLRAELGVIPPGDLRMALAALAADDPEVQDWTDTIQHRFGGIGALAGHSVGNLILAGLTEVLGDPVAALDELARLLRIDGRVLPMSPIALDIEADVQGLEADPRVSRCIRGQVAVATTPGKVRRVRLLPANPPACPDAVRAIDVADMVVLGPGSWFSSVIPHVLVPELLDTLIATPARKVLVLNLAPEPGETAGFSTERHLHVLSQHAPELTVDFVVVDSGSVPPGREREHLARAAGQFRARVVYADVSEHGTHTHHAGKLASVLEQLWSDPEAGSRGSEAAETPEERESASWQ
- the ribD gene encoding bifunctional diaminohydroxyphosphoribosylaminopyrimidine deaminase/5-amino-6-(5-phosphoribosylamino)uracil reductase RibD; the encoded protein is MRHENSAADLDAAMQIAIGAAESARGFTSPNPAVGAVVLDAAGRIAGVGMTQPPGGPHAEVVALREAGDAARGGTAVVTLEPCNHTGRTGPCSRALLDAGVVAVHYAVGDPNPEAAGGAETLVSAGVEVTSGLRAQDVERGPLRAWLHRQRTGRPHVTWKYAATLDGRSAAADGTSQWITGPEARERVHADRAKLDAIVVGTGTVLADDPRLTARTPDGSLAAHQPVRVVVGLGDIPPGARVLDDSAPTLLLRTRDVDEVLASLAEYTDVLLEGGPRLAGAFLAAGRVDRIQAYLAPLVLGAGTSAVSEAGVHTIDGALRFRHESVETIGPDLLLSLVPAVSENPDSHRT
- the uvrC gene encoding excinuclease ABC subunit UvrC, whose protein sequence is MPDPSTYRPATGTIPVDPGVYKFRDPHGRVIYVGKAKSLRSRLNSYFADVSTLHPRTRQMVTTAGSVEWTVVSTEVEALQLEYNWIKEFDPRFNVRYRDDKTYPVLAVTLNEEYPRLFVYRGPRRKGVRYFGPYSHAWAIRETLDLLLRVFPARTCSAGVFKRHNQIGRPCLLGYIDKCSAPCVGRVSAAEHRQIVEDFCDFLSGRTDKLVRQLEARMQQASEELDFETAARLRDDVGALRRALEKQAVVLGDGTDADVAAFATDELEAAVQVFHVRGGRVRGQRGWVVEKAGDVIDWASVDSAAGSDLPLLVEQFLTQFYGEQAALSGAADPEAGSSGVPREVLVPVLPPDAEQVQEWLSGLRGSAVRLRVPQRGDKKALAETVQRNAMEALQQHKLRRAGDFTSRSAALQGIQEALDLDSAPLRIECVDISHVQGTDVVASLVVFEDGLPRKSDYRHYAIKEAAGDGRSDDVASIAEVTRRRFLRHNRDVGVLRAEAAGADADQVSGGDGGDLAPEAAIDPQTGRPRRFAYPPNLFVVDGGAPQVAAASAVLDELGITDVAVVGLAKRLEEVWVPGEEDPVILPRTSESLYLLQRVRDEAHRFAITFHRSKRSRRMTASALDSVRGLGETRRKALVTHFGSVAKLKQASVEEITAVPGIGTATAKAVLTALGAEEPSADVVGVGDDEPDRNGPGTAERNGADLPREPVGQHGPAAQSASQRTGVE
- a CDS encoding riboflavin synthase, with the protein product MFTGIVEELGEIVAKEELADAARFTVRGPVVTSDASHGDSIAVNGVCLTVVEVLADGSFTADVMQETLNRSSLEKIDVGSRVNLERAAALNSRLGGHLVQGHVDGTGHIISRSPSENWEVVRIALPDAISRYVVEKGSITVDGVSLTVSALGGERGAEYFEISLIPTTLQLTTLGAASVGTPVNLEVDVIAKYVERLQAAGR
- the rapZ gene encoding RNase adapter RapZ, yielding MDFLLVTGLSGAGLQTAAKVLEDLGWYVADNLPPELISRMVDLSLESDSRLERLAVVIDVRSRLFTGDLGWVLTELESKPVHTRVLYLDASDEVLVRRFEQVRRSHPLSGGGAEGTLSEGIAAERDQLAKVKAAADLVIDTSSLAAHQLRQKIEDAFGDAENRTMQVTVQSFGFKYGLPMDADLVCDVRFLPNPHWIPELRPHTGQNADVRDYVLSQDGADDYLATYHHLLDLTIAGYRREGKRYMTIAVGCTGGKHRSVAMSEALAGRLGKDSGLNVRVVHRDLGRE
- a CDS encoding MmcQ/YjbR family DNA-binding protein, which translates into the protein MPTWTDVVAIGASLPEVQESTSYNTPALKVAGKLLARLRAESDGGLVVMCDLDEKAALLAEGAPFYTTAHYDGHGSILVDLEKVDVPQLTELLRDAWRIKAPAKLRKQFDQT
- a CDS encoding bifunctional 3,4-dihydroxy-2-butanone-4-phosphate synthase/GTP cyclohydrolase II; this translates as MTRFDTIERAVADIAAGKAVVVVDDEDRENEGDLIFAAEKATPELVAFMVRYTSGYLCVPLDGADCDRLGLPPMYATNQDKHGTAYTVTVDAREGIGTGISASDRAATMRLLADPNSGAQDFTRPGHVVPLRAKEGGVLRRPGHTEAAVDLARMADLRPAGVICEIVSQKDEGHMAQTDELRVFADDHNLALISIADLIAWRRKHEKHVVRVASARIPTRHGEFTAVGYTSIYDDVEHVALVRGDLPGPDGDGSDVLVRVHSECLTGDVFGSLRCDCGPQLDAALDMVAQEGRGVVLYMRGHEGRGIGLMHKLQAYQLQDAGSDTVDANLELGLPADARDYGIGAQILVDLGISSMRLLTNNPAKRVGLDGYGLQITERVSMPLRANAENLTYLRTKRDRMGHDLIGLDDFEAGEML
- the ribH gene encoding 6,7-dimethyl-8-ribityllumazine synthase; this encodes MSGEGLPELQLGEAGDLRLAIVAGSWHAEISEALIAGAQKVAAEANVKNVTLVRVAGAIELPVVAQALARSHDAVVALGVVIRGGTPHFEYVCDAVTAGLTRVSLDEGTPVGNGVLTTDTEQQAVDRSGLPGSVEDKGGQACAAALDTAVTLARLRRAEESFA
- a CDS encoding PH domain-containing protein, which encodes MTTPESEWTLVAKPRKSRRYAIGVAVLLVVVHVTFAILLRGDSTGVYFRLADQLAFAGIGCLLAAGVLLLTRPRVRIGPRGIAVRNVLGERIVDWDLYEGLSFPDGAAWARIELPDDEYLAVMAIQSNDREYAVDAVDRFRALASEYAPS